The following coding sequences are from one Oncorhynchus kisutch isolate 150728-3 linkage group LG23, Okis_V2, whole genome shotgun sequence window:
- the pargl gene encoding poly(ADP-ribose) glycohydrolase — protein MFLGSLSCWKVNLRPQSEVLSALDQVLIKIALYFAPFIFPLILTSLPVPAAEKHPHSVMLPPPCFTVGMAVRNNSSQMKAVMQHDAAMQNNNRDQGVKRNPNGEVPVGNLVDIDKTSVTKSLHRDSERERDGEREKEGDGKAGGGEDTNSGKDRGRKRDTEGARGEEEKRSCCSQKLKKVPQCHVELGQLSFSRTHNVLIDVNEFRHKRILKPHSGRHVWHSDFVKMPCSPESLIKTGRVTSSEQSRWKVVSKQLQSLANKTTASVGDVEKAIKKYNPKYEDQWSFDALHTFVQKSPKEEKYYMSVFPKIAELASSLPHDIKKAIPLLKKGQTQSITLSQRQIACLLANAFYCTFPHRNSPNPRAEYHNYPTINFNSLFEKWSERKREKLRALLHYFHTVTDPATRLNGLVTFERRYIRDKDMPYWGSCKETVPKLHVTSAGCIEEQRAGMLQVDFACNMIGGGVLGSGLVQEEILFLMNPELIVSRLFTEKLGDNECLFITGSQQFSQYSGYSDTFKWEGPHRDDFERDEWQRLHRQIVAMDALHFRHQREQYNMKQVTRELNKAYCGFKAGDNTYPDFLPDIATGNWGCGAFNGDPKLKALVQLMAAARAKRGVSFFTFNNFILERELQDMHHLLDTHRTTVGELYELLVDYCAVIQLAHTHADLFDWIRNTLKHRSQL, from the exons atgttcttagggtcgttgtcctgttggaaggttaaccttcgcccccagtctgaggtcctgagcgctttggaTCAGGTTTTGATCAAGATcgctttgtactttgctccgttcatctttcccttgatcctgactagtctcccagtccctgccgctgaaaaacatccccacagcgtgatgctgccaccaccatgcttcaccgtag GTATGGCCGTTCGTAACAACAGTTCCCAAATGAAAGCTGTCATGCAGCATGACGCCGCCATGCAGAACAATAACAGGGATCAGGGGGTTAAACGCAACCCAAACGGAGAGGTCCCTGTTGGAAACCTGGTCGACATTGACAAAACTTCGGTCACCAAATCACtgcacagagacagtgagagagaaagggatggagaaagagagaaagagggggatggaaaggcgggtggaggagaggacacaAATAGCGGGAAGGATAGAGGAAGGaaaagagacacagagggagcgaggggtgaggaggagaagaggtcaTGCTGCTCTCAGAAGCTGAAGAAAGTCCCTCAGTGTCACGTGGAACTGGGGCAGCTGTCCTTCAGCAGAACTCACAACGTCCTCATAGAT GTGAATGAGTTCCGCCATAAAAGGATATTAAAACCTCATTCTGGACGTCATGTGTGGCACAGTGACTTTGTTAAGATGCCCTGCTCACCAGAAAGCCTCATCAAGACTGGACGG GTAACCAGCTCTGAGCAAAGTCGGTGGAAGGTGGTCTCTAAACAGCTGCAGAGTCTGGCCAATAAGACCACTGCATCAGTGGGTGACGTagag AAAGCCATAAAGAAATACAACCCAAAGTATGAAGATCAATGGTCCTTTGATGCCCTGCATACCTTTGTTCAG aAATCACCCAAAGAAGAGAAATACTACATGTCTGTTTTTCCTAAGATAGCAGAGCTGGCCTCCAGCCTGCCTCACGATATCAAGAAG gctatccCTCTACTCAAGAAGGGCCAGACTCAGTCCATCACGTTGTCCCAGAGACAGATAGCTTGTCTGCTGGCCAACGCCTTCTACTGCACCTTCCCCCACCGCAACTCTCCCAACCCCAGAGCAGAGTACCACAACTACCCCACCATCAACTTTAACAG TCTGTTTGAAAAGTGgtctgagaggaagagagagaagctgAGAGCCCTCCTTCATTACTTCCACACTGTCACAGACCCAG CGACCAGGCTCAATGGACTGGTGACCTTTGAGAGGCGCTACATCAGAGACAAAGACATGCCCTACTGggggag ttgtAAGGAAACTGTTCCTAAACTCCACGTCACCTCAGCAGGCTGCATAGAGGAACAGCGAGCAGGGATGTTACAG gtggACTTTGCCTGTAACATGATAGGAGGTGGAGTGTTGGGCTCAGGTCTGGTTCAGGAGGAGATTCTGTTCCTGATGAACCCTGAACTCATCGTATCTCGACTCTTCACTGAGAAACTAGGAGACAATGAGTGTCTCTTcatcacag gttctCAACAGTTCAGTCAGTACAGTGGCTACAGTGACACTTTTAAGTGGGAAGGGCCTCACAGAGACGACTTTgagag GGATGAGTGGCAGAGGCTACACAGACAGATTGTGGCCATGGATGCTCTCCACTTCAGACACCAGAGAGAACAGTACAACATGAAACAGGTCACCAGGGAACTCAACAAG GCGTACTGTGGCTTTAAGGCAGGTGACAACACTTACCCAGACTTCCTTCCTGACATCGCCACGGGAAACTGGGGCTGCGGAGCCTTCAATGGAGACCCCAAACTTAAAG CTCTGGTCCAGCTGATGGCTGCAGCCAGGGCCAAGAGGGGCGTGTCCTTCTTCACATTCAATAACTTCATCTTGGAGAGAGAGCTGCAGGACATGCACCAcctactggacacacacagaacTACAGTGG gTGAGCTGTATGAGTTGCTGGTTGACTACTGTGCTGTGATACAGTTGGCTCACACACATGCGGACCTGTTTGACTGGATCAGGAATACCCTGAAACACAGGAGTCAGCTGTGA